One Zerene cesonia ecotype Mississippi chromosome 9, Zerene_cesonia_1.1, whole genome shotgun sequence DNA window includes the following coding sequences:
- the LOC119828946 gene encoding pseudouridine-5'-phosphatase-like: MTFSKVTHVLFDLDGLLIDSENFYTQAFTNVCGKYGKAFTWELKKSLLGFQGHECAEKIIKELDLPVTKEDFMKQCQEEYEVLFPNVQLMPGAKKLVEHLKSKGVPIALATSSSEDSVNMKMQNHTAFLENFHHLTMGSSDPDVKKGKPDPSIFLVCASRFPEKPKPEECLVFEDAVNGVKAACAANMLVVVVPDPRIEKELLKDATLVLRSLEEFQPELFGLPPYE; this comes from the exons ATGACTTTTTCTAAAGTAACACACGTTCTTTTTGACTTGGATGGTCTTTTAATTG ACTCAGAAAATTTCTATACACAAGCGTTTACAAATGTATGTGGAAAGTATGGCAAAGCATTCACTTGGGAATTGAAGAAGAGCTTATTGGGTTTCCAAGGACACGAATGTgctgaaaaaattataaaggaaTTAGATTTGCCAGTGACTAAAGAAGACTTTATGAAACAATGTCAGGAAGAATATGAAGTTCTTTTTCCAAATGTTCAATTAATGCcag GTGCAAAGAAGCTAGTAGAACACTTGAAAAGTAAAGGGGTTCCCATTGCTTTAGCTACTAGCTCCAGTGAGGACAGTGTGAATATGAAAATGCAAAACCATACAGCTTTCTTAGAAAACTTTCATCACCTTACAATGGGCTCTTCTGACCCAGATGTGAAGAAAGGGAAGCCAGACCCTTCAATATTTTTGGTCTGTGCTTCGAGATTTCCAGAGAAACCTAAGCCTGAAGAG TGTTTGGTGTTTGAAGATGCTGTCAATGGAGTTAAGGCGGCATGTGCTGCAAACATGCTGGTAGTTGTTGTACCAGACCCTCGTATTGAGAAGGAGCTGCTAAAAGATGCAACTTTAGTACTGAGGTCTTTAGAGGAATTCCAGCCTGAGTTGTTTGGTTTACCTCCATATGAGTAA
- the LOC119828942 gene encoding pseudouridine-5'-phosphatase-like, whose product MSFKPITHVLFDMDGLILNTEDLYTLGFQEIASRYGKNFTFALKCQIMGQQTAEFAASIIEALELPLTVNEFILEAEKIFNELFPTSTVLPGVEKLIRHLSKCKIPIGLATSSRKETYEIKTTNHKELFDLFPYKTFGSSDPDVKKGKPFPDIFFVAAAKFPDKPNPDKVLVFEDSINGVKAAHSAGMQVVLVPDPRLDRSLVPEATLIVNSMEEFKPELFGLPPFED is encoded by the exons ATGTCTTTCAAACCAATTacacatgttttatttgatatggATGGACTTATTCTCA aCACAGAAGATCTCTACACTCTTGGTTTTCAGGAAATCGCTTCTCGGTATGGCAAAAATTTCACGTTTGCGTTAAAGTGTCAAATAATGGGTCAACAAACTGCTGAATTTGCAGCATCAATAATCGAAGCTCTTGAATTGCCACTTACAGTAAACGAATTCATATTGGAAGcagagaaaatatttaatgagcTTTTTCCAACGAGTACAGTGTTACCAg ggGTCGAAAAACTTATAAGGCATTTAAGTAAATGCAAAATTCCAATAGGCCTAGCAACAAGTAGCAGGAAGGAAACATACGAAATTAAAACTACGAATCACAAAgaattgtttgatttatttccttataaaaCATTTGGATCTTCAGACCCCGATGTAAAGAAAGGAAAACCATTTCCTGATATATTTTTCGTAGCCGCAGCCAAGTTTCCCGATAAACCCAATCCGGATAAG GTCCTAGTATTTGAGGATTCAATTAATGGCGTAAAAGCTGCGCATTCGGCTGGCATGCAAGTAGTTTTAGTGCCTGATCCACGTTTAGACCGCTCGTTAGTACCCGAAGCTACTCTCATCGTCAACTCTATGGAAGAATTCAAACCCGAACTTTTTGGACTACCCCCATTTGAGGATTAA
- the LOC119828909 gene encoding intracellular protein transport protein USO1-like, whose product MEGPGMSLFQGAASIHINNSAQDRLEEQEEIEDQKRRNEELKHELANAFDDLLDYDEASSVNSSGNCTMDHPQANGKQHAKTGMLPTYTESINHLKEVLPVSDSPKVYCETPKSHLIQHLRHQEDPIKLQYSPYGAGDAQNHYFPQESREQHHHLNGMNNYMAGQGFNIDFEQLKVMYEGRVKEMKNLDNEIDSLRARLEAAIHDKDKAEFSLQESHALLASCKHKTIEMEQQVSSLTQKLIESDQEKEQLRLELRSANISLQEVQQRLHTMQVAHSHDTDALFREQQDRHREEMDRLQNELIKTKNSLDDKEREIKRLEKRCMERDREKENLLIEKGATINRLAKELEAAQSRLVNGEAVRLKERINQLTSERNASREQVKELGSKLEVTAHELVLCRSKMTTVQKENESWKSTLNQILHDVLPENNYNTGEPPSPGKLATLKDALSRYRQQIQKVGQLQEEVNKREKRLEQHRKQESELRSKLEEQKGIEMQLNSRLAVLQNKIELLGTHSDTELAETYRKQNEQLRREADDVRIEMKNLELKYTELEMDYEKFKNEKGSRASLVQEANADLLRELEKYSAQLKDTLKENGELKTLYLQVCSGRDAVTRELKEMRSNIQRERDDFKSQEKDYIERIEKEKRQVEKLNSDLGNAREEIDRANKRISELQKEFTDKQKEFTDKLNKYLEDEKCAMRKEMERCIQCETQLKHIKYLEEQLNKCNVKLAAQESNEALMKELKGKAEFFQNYIMERFKKIQDQRTVATNTESGDYPKSDSSIEHMVQECDDAIAAKTTLMMKEKAIRDQIAEKFTLEIKTIEMNCARRLNEMEKEQLTAVTKLKDLLERKAKEVDTLKEFILSERAKVTQILEAKENEISMLIKEHNELQADLQKVKDDAVDWKHKAERYKERLSRFGSMEDVLNREREDLKQRSSSCAKECQGLKAKLLELQTQFTQLEHKHNKLQSDHQVIQDKYRNAKKTVYTYKDYMAKKDTHINNEMNRIQDEYRKIFVKLQNQINHHVNCRVQEEKRGSKPQPQYDCTEKINKLNEDFARLAQSNYKDLNQ is encoded by the exons aTGGAAGGACCAGGTATGAGTTTATTCCAAGGTGCTGCAAGCATTCACATAAATAACAGTGCTCAAGATAGATTGGAAGAACAAGAAGAAATTGAAGATCAAAAAAGACGTAATGAAGAG CTAAAACACGAACTGGCGAATGCTTTTGACGATCTCCTCGACTACGACGAAGCTAGTTCAGTGAATAGTAGCGGGAATTGTACAATGGATCACCCTCAAGCCAATG gcaAACAACATGCAAAGACTGGAATGTTACCAACCTATACTGAATCCATAAATCATCTTAAAGAAGTCCTGCCTGTATCCGACTCTCCTAAAGTCTACTGTGAGACTCCTAAGAGTCATCTCATCCAGCATTTGAGACATCAAGAAGACCCTATCAAACTTCAATACAGTCCATATGGAGCTGGCGATGCACAAAACCATTATTTTCCACAAGAAAGTAGag AACAGCATCACCATCTTAATGGTATGAACAATTATATGGCAGGACAGGGATTTAATATTGACTTTGAGCAACTGAAGGTCATGTATGAA GGCAGAgtgaaagaaatgaaaaatttggATAATGAGATTGACAGTCTTCGAGCAAGACTAGAAGCTGCAATTCATGATAAGGATAAGGCTGAGTTCTCACTGCAAGAGTCCCATGCTTTACTAG CATcatgtaaacataaaacaattgagATGGAGCAACAAGTGAGTTCATTGACACAAAAGTTGATAGAAAGTGACCAAGAGAAAGAACAACTACGTCTTGAGTTGCGGTCCGCTAACATAAGCCTCCAAGAGGTACAACAACGACTGCATACAATGCAG GTGGCGCATTCACACGACACTGACGCGTTGTTTAGAGAACAGCAAGATCg GCACAGAGAAGAGATGGACAGACTTCAAaacgaattaattaaaactaaaaatagttTGGACGACAAG GAAAGAGAAATAAAGCGTCTCGAGAAGAGATGCATGGAACGGGATAGAGAGAAAGAAAACTTACTAATAGAGAAGGGAGCTACTATAAACCGTCTGGCGAAGGAATTGGAAGCCGCTCAGAGCAGACTTGTGAATGGGGAAGCGGTAAGACTTAAAGAGAGAATTAATCAGTTGACCAGTGAGAGGAATGCTTCAAGGGAACAGGTTAAGGAACTTGGG TCAAAACTGGAAGTGACCGCGCATGAATTGGTTCTATGTCGTAGTAAAATGACTACCGTACAAAAGGAGAACGAGAGTTGGAAATCAACATTGAATCAAATTCTACATGATGTTCTGCcggaaaataattacaatactg GCGAACCTCCATCTCCTGGAAAACTGGCAACTTTGAAAGATGCATTAAGTCGGTACAgacaacaaatacaaaaagttgGACAGTTGCAAGAGGAGGTCAACAAAag AGAGAAAAGATTAGAGCAGCATCGTAAACAAGAGTCCGAGTTGCGTTCAAAGCTCGAAGAACAAAAAGGTATAGAGATGCAGCTCAATTCGCGCTTGGCCGTGCTGCAGAACAAAATAGAGTTACTCGGCACCCACTCCGATACTGAGCTGGCGGAGACATACAGAAAACAGAACGAACAGTTAAGAAGGGAGGCTGATGATGTCaggattgaaatgaaaaat ttggaattaaaatataccgAGCTAGAGATggattatgaaaaatttaaaaacgagAAAGGCAGCCGAGCATCATTGGTACAAGAGGCGAATGCCGATTTGTTGAGagaattagaaaaatatagtgCTCAACTGAAAGACACGCTAAAGGAGAACGGGGAACTAAAGACTTTGTACTTACAG gTATGCAGTGGCCGTGATGCCGTAACGCGGGAATTAAAGGAAATGCGTTCGAATATACAAAGAGAAAGAGATGATTTTAAATCACAAGAGAAAGATTATatagaaagaatagaaaaggaGAAAAGACAAgtggaaaaattaaatagtgatTTGGGTAATGCGCGAGAGGAGATAGATAGAGCCAATAAGAGAATATCGGAGTTGCAAAAAGAATTCACAGACAAGCAAAAAGAGTTTACGGAtaagttgaataaatatttagaag ACGAAAAATGTGCGATGCGTAAGGAAATGGAGCGGTGCATTCAGTGTGAAACGCAgttaaaacacattaaatacttGGAGGAGCAACTCAACAAATGCAATGTCAAATTGG cgGCACAAGAGAGCAATGAAGCGCTCATGAAAGAGTTGAAAGGAAAAGCAGAATTCTTCCAAAATTATATCATGGAAAGGTTTAAAAAGATTCAAGATCAAAGGACAGTCGCGACTAATACGGAGAGTGGGGATTATCCTAAAAGTGACTCTAGTATTGAACATATGGTGCAAGAATGTGATGATGCAATTGCCGCTAAg acaACTCTTATGATGAAAGAAAAGGCGATACGAGATCAAATAGCCGAAAAGTTTACATTGGAAATAAAAACCATAGAAATGAACTGCGCGCGGCGACTTAATGAAATGGAAAAGGAACAACTCACAGCGGTCACCAAGTTGAAGGATTTACTCGAAAGAAAAGCTAAAGAGGTAGATACATTAAAAGAGTTCATATTATCTGAACGTGCGAAAGTCACGCAAATATTAGAAGCGAAAGAAAACGAAATATCAATGTTGATAAAGGAACACAACGAATTGCAAGCAGATTTGCAAAAGGTTAAAGATGACGCTGTCGATTGGAAACACAAAGCTGAGAGATATAAGGAAAGATTATCGAGATTCGGCTCGATGGAAGATGTTTTGAACAGAGAAAGAGAGGATTTAAAACAGAGATCTAGTTCTTGTGCCAAGGAATGTCAAGGTTTGAAGGCGAAGTTGTTGGAACTGCAGACGCAGTTCACACAGCTAGAGCATAAGCACAACAAACTACAAAGCGATCATCAAGTGATACAGGATAAATATAGGAATGCTAAGAAAACAGTTTATACTTATAAG